From the Nostoc sp. PCC 7107 genome, the window GGGATTTTTAGTTCAACTTTTATTAATAGTTTCAGATAACCACAAGAAAAAAGCCGCCGCAACTCAGCGTTGCAGCGCTTTCGGTGTGGTATGAGGAGCTTAACTACATATCATGATACAGTAGCTGACTAGTTTGCTACATCCTCGTAACAATTTTGGTAACAGAAATTTTTAGCAAGCACAGCCATAACTCCCAGTTGTAATCTTTTCAGACAAAATAAAAACCGTAGAAAAATATAATTTCTACGGTTTTATAGTGTGGTGTGAGGAGACTTAACTAATCTCATCATATAACCCCTAGAAAGATTATTGACCCACTCTTAATAAAATTTGCAGCAAGATTATCGTTTGATGACATAACTCTAAATTATTGGGTATTTAATTTTTTCTAGAGTTAATTTTTAGATTAAAGCACCACCACAACTAGAACCACTCCCTGCGGTACAACCGTAGCAATAGGGGGCTGTTTGTACCTCCGAAACTAAGTCTAAATTACTAGCTGCCAACAACTGAGTAACTGTTAAGTTTTCACCATTGGTGTTTTTTGCTGGTAGATTCATCATTTGGTTAAAATCGCAATCATAAACATTACCTAAATAATCAATCGAAAGTTCATTACGACACATTAAATGCTCAATGGTGCTGGCATTAAAATGGGATTCTAAAAACTGTAGATAGGGAATGTATAGTTTTTTATACTCTAAATACATCTTAGTTCTACCAACTGGTAAATTTGTAATGGTAAACAAATTATTAAAATCAACATTAAACTTGTCTTTTAAAAACCTTTTATAATCCTGCTCTAAATTATTTTGTTCAGGAGCTAAAGCAAATTTTTTATCTGTGGGTAATTGGGGATTATAAACTAAATCTAAAATTAAATTTAGGTCTTGAGCATAACCAAATTTGTTGAGCAATTGCAAAGCTTTAATAGAATCATCAAAAACCCCAGCACCGCGCATTTTATCTACGTTATCTGCTAAATAACAGGGTAGAGAGGCAACTATTCTGACTTGATTTTGCGCGAAATATTCTGGTAAATCTCCAAAACCATCTACAAAATAAATAGTCAAATTAGAGCGAACAATTACCTGTTTATTAGTTGCTCTCGCTGCTTCTACGAGTGGTTTAAAGCCATAATTCATTTCTGGTGCGCCACCAGTCAAATCAACAATCTCAATTTCGGGAAATTTATGAATTAATTCAATCAATTGTTTGCAAATTTCAGGAGAAAGTTCTTCTGTACGTTTTGGGCTGGCTTCAACATGACAATGACTACAAGCAAGGTTGCAGCGTTTACCCAGATTAATTTGCAAGATAGTAATTTTCTTTTTGGTTAAAGGTGTATTTAATTTATGATTGAAGTTAGTAACTATTGAGGTAGTTTGCATAAGTTTATTTTCCGAATTTTAAATAAACACAATACAGGCAGAGATAAATCTCTAACCTTGTAATAATCTATAGGCTATACCACTAATAATTGCAGCTGTGGGTAAAGTAAAAATCCAGGCAATAATTATTTGCAAGAAAACACGTAAATTAACTTTTCTTTCAGTGAGTCCGACACCAACAATAGAACTAGCTGCAACATGAGTTGTGGAAATAGGTAGACCAAAACAAGTAGCGGCGATCGCTAAAAAGCCAGTCACCATATTGGCAGATAAACCTTGAGTAGAATCTATAGTGGTAATTCTTGTACTCATCGTTTCAGCAATTCTTTGGGAGTTGAGTAAGCCCCCTAATCCCATTGCCATTGCGATGGTTAACATTCCACCTTGAATGGAGAAATATTCAATAATCAGAATAATAGAAACTAGCTTAGGTGTTTGATTTATACCTCTGGCAAAACTGACTACGCCTGCACTGATAAAATGCAGAGTATCTAGAACTTTTTGATTGGTAAACCAGTTAAATTGAAAATTAAAATATGCAATTAACTTATAAAGACCTGCTGCTAGAAAAATGGCAATTAGGGGACTAAAGAATAAAGGGAGAATAAAAGACTTTATTAATACGGTAAAATTAACCTTGAGACCGATCGCCACTAATCCCGCCCCTAGTAAACCACCTGTTAAACTGTGAGTTGTGGAAATCGGGAATCCGGTCAAAGCAGCCATCAACACCGTTACACCAGTTGCGATCGCTACTGCTAAATGAATTTCTGGTACATTAGCAATTTCATCTGGAAAAATACCCTGTCCAGAAAATTTTTGTACTAATGTACCAGCCATAAATATTGAGGCAACTGCACCAGCAAAGGTCATAATAGTTGCCCATAAAATCGCTGTTTGGTAGCTAGTTATCCCACTACCAAATAGCGTTGCTACACCTTTAAAGTTGTCATTCGCTCCGTGAGAGTAAGCCAAAAATAACGTAGCCAAAAATAAGCTAATAATTAACATTTTGGGGTTTAATTTTTAACAGCAACCACCACCGTTGTAGTGCCAAGTTGAATCAGTACTTATGATTTTTTCTGGCTCTAAAGCTGCCAGTTTAGCAGCAGTTTTATCACAAACCGCTGCGGGAATACCACGCTGAAGTAGATGTCCGGCTCCGTCATCAAACAAAGATTCTGCACCACAATAAATAGCAGTCTTGCCAGTAAAAATACAAGCGCCATCTTCGGGAATTGCCACTTTAAAAGAAACCGAATCCAGACTTTCTAAAAGTAGGTTTTCTTCTAAGTTGTAAGTTTGAGCATCGAGTAACCGATAAGGACGACGGGCGCGAATTTCAATTTGACCAAAACCAGCATCAATAATGCGCTGAGTATATTCTTGATAGGTAAATGCGCCTGACAAACACATAGCGCGTAGTCGCTCATCTTGTTGAAGATGGACAGGAATTGGACGTGTCGCAATGGGATCACTCATCTGCAAGCGTCCACCTGGTTTCAGCACACGATATGCTTCTTTTAAAGCTCTGGTTAAATCTTCTGGTTCAAAAATGTTGAACAGGCAATTCTGCGCGACAATATCCACAGAAGCATCAGCTACAGGCAAATTAAAAGCATCACCTGTGCAAATCTCCACAAAATTTGGCTCAAACCAGGAGTTTTCTGTGGCCGCAATTTCTAGGTTGCGTGTAGCAGCCTCTCGCATAGCGGCAACTGGTTCAACAGCAATCACAGCACCAGCACGGCGAGAAAAATAAGCGAATTGCAACGCCTCTAACCCACCACCAACACCAACATAAAGTACCGTGGGTTGGTTATTAAGTTCTGTAGGGTGAACTGTTGTACCACAACCGTAGTTCATTTCTTGCATAGACACAGGAATTTTCAAGCCTGGGAATTGCAAGGGTGAACTTTGGACACAGCAAAGTCCTAATTGGGGTGTTTCTGCAACTTCGCGGTAAAATTCCGCCGCTGTTTCTAGATAAGTCATTACAGTCTTGATATTAGGTTTTTGTGAATACTCAATTCTGTGCATTTTAATATAACTGACTATTGCCTAAATGAATTTCTCCTGAGAGGGAGAAGCAACGGGAAATTGAGTTTTAAATTTCAATGACAATTTTACCGAAGTGGGCGGCGGTTTTGAGGTATCGATCAGCTTCTGAGACTGCGGTAAAGGGAAAAACTAAATCAATTATAGGGAAGATTTGATGGTGAGATATTGCTTGATTCATGTTTTCAAACATTTCTCGATTACCTACATAAATCCCTTGTATTGTCAGGCTTTTGCCTAATATGGGCAGTACTTCCTTTGCCTGTCAGCACCCCAATTAAGCTCACACACCCCATTTTGACGGCTTGGAGTGATTGCGGTAAAGTTTTGCTAAAAAAATGTTGGGTTAAAGCCAAATATATATTCTGCGCCTTCACCCAACCTAATTTGAATATATTTTTGAGTTGAAAAAATACCTTAAGTTCCAGGTAAATTTCGCAATTGTTCACCTAAATGAGAACGATCTGCTAAAGAGCGCAACAATGGCCCGTGGGAAGTAAATTCTAC encodes:
- the arsS gene encoding arsenosugar biosynthesis radical SAM (seleno)protein ArsS (Some members of this family are selenoproteins.); this translates as MQTTSIVTNFNHKLNTPLTKKKITILQINLGKRCNLACSHCHVEASPKRTEELSPEICKQLIELIHKFPEIEIVDLTGGAPEMNYGFKPLVEAARATNKQVIVRSNLTIYFVDGFGDLPEYFAQNQVRIVASLPCYLADNVDKMRGAGVFDDSIKALQLLNKFGYAQDLNLILDLVYNPQLPTDKKFALAPEQNNLEQDYKRFLKDKFNVDFNNLFTITNLPVGRTKMYLEYKKLYIPYLQFLESHFNASTIEHLMCRNELSIDYLGNVYDCDFNQMMNLPAKNTNGENLTVTQLLAASNLDLVSEVQTAPYCYGCTAGSGSSCGGALI
- a CDS encoding inorganic phosphate transporter, with amino-acid sequence MLIISLFLATLFLAYSHGANDNFKGVATLFGSGITSYQTAILWATIMTFAGAVASIFMAGTLVQKFSGQGIFPDEIANVPEIHLAVAIATGVTVLMAALTGFPISTTHSLTGGLLGAGLVAIGLKVNFTVLIKSFILPLFFSPLIAIFLAAGLYKLIAYFNFQFNWFTNQKVLDTLHFISAGVVSFARGINQTPKLVSIILIIEYFSIQGGMLTIAMAMGLGGLLNSQRIAETMSTRITTIDSTQGLSANMVTGFLAIAATCFGLPISTTHVAASSIVGVGLTERKVNLRVFLQIIIAWIFTLPTAAIISGIAYRLLQG
- the arsM gene encoding arsenosugar biosynthesis arsenite methyltransferase ArsM encodes the protein MTYLETAAEFYREVAETPQLGLCCVQSSPLQFPGLKIPVSMQEMNYGCGTTVHPTELNNQPTVLYVGVGGGLEALQFAYFSRRAGAVIAVEPVAAMREAATRNLEIAATENSWFEPNFVEICTGDAFNLPVADASVDIVAQNCLFNIFEPEDLTRALKEAYRVLKPGGRLQMSDPIATRPIPVHLQQDERLRAMCLSGAFTYQEYTQRIIDAGFGQIEIRARRPYRLLDAQTYNLEENLLLESLDSVSFKVAIPEDGACIFTGKTAIYCGAESLFDDGAGHLLQRGIPAAVCDKTAAKLAALEPEKIISTDSTWHYNGGGCC
- a CDS encoding zinc-binding dehydrogenase, translated to MNQAISHHQIFPIIDLVFPFTAVSEADRYLKTAAHFGKIVIEI